A single region of the Gopherus evgoodei ecotype Sinaloan lineage chromosome 3, rGopEvg1_v1.p, whole genome shotgun sequence genome encodes:
- the LOC115647696 gene encoding protein mono-ADP-ribosyltransferase TIPARP-like isoform X1 — protein sequence MAEKPKRPHLGLAQYPLLLTLEPEGHGLGRQVLELAGPEEVHVHQKDGILICDDFLLGQCLEGKRCPHHHTPNPFHWQMRRKADGVWLSIGTLAQQHLENLYCSTSHHDVQLIDKAGSSWTLNLNSVDLKPSQLYDCVRRLSNSSDPSRNPYFPMEWQVYWEECGEWLVYEEPVRWELLAAFEKGMWNHAFKLRGQLYNVDLKTLTQRNVRTGFTRRILHCPVFRPPWRLAPRLRTGPGATLSSPSTVPGEDRQDIYWGPYPASWVPKAPVGTTYTLAEVAPAERAYKTTCTLFHKTLAEDKVLVLAIYRVRNDYLWQKYCGQKKFMAHSRPRAVRCCLERHLFHGTTASKVQPICEINFDPRVSGENGEAYGQGSYFAVDASYSHTYAKVDEASLCHMFLAKVLVGRSVRGNPVFRRPPLAHDGRLYDSCTDYAKKPQIFVIFDSCQCYPYFLIRYKLLSEPVAVDS from the exons ATGGCAGAAAAGCCCAAGCGTCCACATCTAGGATTGGCCCAGTACCCCCTGCTGCTCACGCTGGAGCCTGAGGGGCATGGCCTGGGCAGACAGGTCCTGGAGTTGGCTGGCCCAGAGGAGGTCCATGTCCACCAGAAAGACGGCATCCTGATCTGCGACGACTTCCTGCTGGGACAGTGTCTGGAGGGGAAGCGCTGCCCGCACCaccacacccccaaccccttccACTGGCAGATGCGGCGCAAGGCAGACGGGGTGTGGCTGAGCATTGGCACGTTGGCCcaacagcacctggagaaccTCTACTGCAGCACCAGCCACCACGACGTGCAGCTCATCGACAA GGCCGGCTCATCCTGGACCCTCAACCTGAACTCCGTGGACCTGAAGCCCAGCCAGCTCTATGACTGCGTCCGGCGCCTCTCCAACAGCAGTGACCCCAGCCGCAACCCCTATTTCCCCATGGAGTGGCAGGTGTACTGGGAGGAGTGCGGGGAGTGGCTCGTGTACGAGGAG CCGGTGCGGTGGGAGCTGCTGGCGGCCTTTGAGAAGGGCATGTGGAACCACGCCTTCAAGCTGCGTGGCCAACTGTACAACGTGGACCTGAAAACACTGACCCAGCGCAATGTGCGTACGGGCTTCACCCGGCGCATTCTGCACTGCCCAGTCTTCCGCCCACCCTGGCGCCTGGCGCCCCGCCTGCG GACAGGACCGGGCGccaccctctcttcccccagcaccGTCCCTGGGGAGGACCGCCAGGACATCTACTGGGGCCCATACCCTGCGTCCTGGGTCCCCAAGGCCCCAGTGGGCACCACGTACACGCTGGCAGAAGTGGCGCCAGCAGAGCGGGCCTATAAGACCACATGCACGCTATTCCACAAAACCCTGGCAGAGGACAAGGTGCTGGTGCTGGCCATCTACCGGGTCCGGAATGACTACCTGTGGCAGAAATACTGTGG GCAGAAAAAGTTCATGGCCCACAGCCGTCCCCGTGCAGTGCGGTGCTGCCTGGAAAGACACCTCTTCCACGGCACCACGGCCAGCAAAGTGCAGCCCATCTGCGAGATAAACTTTGACCCCCGGGTGTCGGGGGAGAACGGCGAGGCTTACGGGCAGGGCAGCTACTTCGCGGTCGACGCCTCCTATTCCCACACTTACGCCAAGGTGGACGAGGCCAGCCTGTGCCACATGTTCCTGGCCAAGGTGCTGGTGGGGCGTTCGGTGCGGGGCAATCCCGTGTTCCGGCGCCCCCCACTGGCACACGACGGCCGCCTCTACGACTCCTGCACGGACTATGCTAAGAAGCCGCAGATCTTCGTCATCTTTGACAGCTGCCAGTGCTACCCCTACTTCCTGATCCGCTACAAGCTGCTGTCCGAGCCCGTGGCCGTGGACTCGTGA
- the LOC115647696 gene encoding protein mono-ADP-ribosyltransferase TIPARP-like isoform X2 — protein sequence MRRKADGVWLSIGTLAQQHLENLYCSTSHHDVQLIDKAGSSWTLNLNSVDLKPSQLYDCVRRLSNSSDPSRNPYFPMEWQVYWEECGEWLVYEEPVRWELLAAFEKGMWNHAFKLRGQLYNVDLKTLTQRNVRTGFTRRILHCPVFRPPWRLAPRLRTGPGATLSSPSTVPGEDRQDIYWGPYPASWVPKAPVGTTYTLAEVAPAERAYKTTCTLFHKTLAEDKVLVLAIYRVRNDYLWQKYCGQKKFMAHSRPRAVRCCLERHLFHGTTASKVQPICEINFDPRVSGENGEAYGQGSYFAVDASYSHTYAKVDEASLCHMFLAKVLVGRSVRGNPVFRRPPLAHDGRLYDSCTDYAKKPQIFVIFDSCQCYPYFLIRYKLLSEPVAVDS from the exons ATGCGGCGCAAGGCAGACGGGGTGTGGCTGAGCATTGGCACGTTGGCCcaacagcacctggagaaccTCTACTGCAGCACCAGCCACCACGACGTGCAGCTCATCGACAA GGCCGGCTCATCCTGGACCCTCAACCTGAACTCCGTGGACCTGAAGCCCAGCCAGCTCTATGACTGCGTCCGGCGCCTCTCCAACAGCAGTGACCCCAGCCGCAACCCCTATTTCCCCATGGAGTGGCAGGTGTACTGGGAGGAGTGCGGGGAGTGGCTCGTGTACGAGGAG CCGGTGCGGTGGGAGCTGCTGGCGGCCTTTGAGAAGGGCATGTGGAACCACGCCTTCAAGCTGCGTGGCCAACTGTACAACGTGGACCTGAAAACACTGACCCAGCGCAATGTGCGTACGGGCTTCACCCGGCGCATTCTGCACTGCCCAGTCTTCCGCCCACCCTGGCGCCTGGCGCCCCGCCTGCG GACAGGACCGGGCGccaccctctcttcccccagcaccGTCCCTGGGGAGGACCGCCAGGACATCTACTGGGGCCCATACCCTGCGTCCTGGGTCCCCAAGGCCCCAGTGGGCACCACGTACACGCTGGCAGAAGTGGCGCCAGCAGAGCGGGCCTATAAGACCACATGCACGCTATTCCACAAAACCCTGGCAGAGGACAAGGTGCTGGTGCTGGCCATCTACCGGGTCCGGAATGACTACCTGTGGCAGAAATACTGTGG GCAGAAAAAGTTCATGGCCCACAGCCGTCCCCGTGCAGTGCGGTGCTGCCTGGAAAGACACCTCTTCCACGGCACCACGGCCAGCAAAGTGCAGCCCATCTGCGAGATAAACTTTGACCCCCGGGTGTCGGGGGAGAACGGCGAGGCTTACGGGCAGGGCAGCTACTTCGCGGTCGACGCCTCCTATTCCCACACTTACGCCAAGGTGGACGAGGCCAGCCTGTGCCACATGTTCCTGGCCAAGGTGCTGGTGGGGCGTTCGGTGCGGGGCAATCCCGTGTTCCGGCGCCCCCCACTGGCACACGACGGCCGCCTCTACGACTCCTGCACGGACTATGCTAAGAAGCCGCAGATCTTCGTCATCTTTGACAGCTGCCAGTGCTACCCCTACTTCCTGATCCGCTACAAGCTGCTGTCCGAGCCCGTGGCCGTGGACTCGTGA